In a genomic window of Amycolatopsis japonica:
- a CDS encoding FadR/GntR family transcriptional regulator: MPLATTRRAGLVDQVIEQLRDAVTQGEWPIGQRIPTEPELAGQLGVGRNTVREAVRALAHTGLLEVRQGDGTYVRATSEVSGAIRRLCGSELREVLQVRRILEVEGARLAAVSRTEEEVVELRSLLERRNAELRDGHWEDFARLDAEFHFAVVQSGHNTLLTEMYRGLTEVITASVAATSNVTPGREYLPEIGHEGLAEAIADRDADRAASEACGFLDELLARVEQDES, translated from the coding sequence GTGCCATTGGCCACCACGCGCCGTGCCGGCCTGGTCGATCAGGTCATCGAGCAGCTGCGTGACGCCGTCACGCAGGGAGAATGGCCCATCGGTCAGCGGATTCCGACGGAACCTGAGCTGGCCGGGCAACTCGGCGTCGGACGCAACACCGTCCGCGAGGCCGTTCGCGCGCTCGCGCACACGGGGCTGCTCGAGGTCCGCCAGGGCGACGGAACCTACGTGCGGGCGACGAGCGAGGTCTCGGGCGCCATCCGGCGGCTCTGCGGTTCCGAACTGCGCGAGGTGCTGCAGGTGCGGCGCATCCTCGAGGTCGAGGGCGCCCGGCTCGCGGCCGTGTCGCGGACCGAGGAGGAGGTCGTCGAGCTGCGGTCCCTGCTCGAACGCCGCAACGCCGAACTGCGCGACGGCCATTGGGAGGACTTCGCCCGCCTCGACGCGGAATTCCACTTCGCGGTCGTCCAAAGTGGACATAACACCCTGCTGACCGAGATGTACCGCGGGCTCACCGAAGTGATCACGGCCAGCGTGGCCGCCACGTCGAACGTGACGCCGGGGCGCGAGTATCTGCCGGAGATAGGGCATGAAGGCCTCGCCGAGGCCATCGCCGACCGCGACGCCGACCGTGCCGCCAGCGAGGCGTGCGGTTTCCTGGACGAACTCCTGGCCAGGGTGGAGCAGGACGAGAGCTGA
- a CDS encoding M15 family metallopeptidase: MRRDGFGQILPTPPVLANRSLPTADLLPPPAGNRFAGTVNPVPAGVLARSTWQPACPVTAGELRYLTLSFWGFDGRAHTGEMLVNASVANAVVTVFGRLFAAKFPIEEMRVTAPAELTAPPTGDGNNTNAFVCRPARGLTNWSAHAYGLAIDVDPFCNPYTKGDLVLPELASAYLDRGNRRPGMITAGDPTVAAFAAIGWTWGGSWTTPTDRMHFSSTGR, from the coding sequence TTGCGCCGTGACGGTTTCGGGCAGATCCTCCCGACTCCTCCCGTACTGGCGAACCGTTCCCTGCCGACCGCCGACCTGTTGCCCCCGCCCGCCGGGAACCGGTTCGCGGGCACGGTGAATCCCGTTCCCGCAGGGGTTCTCGCGCGCAGCACGTGGCAGCCCGCCTGCCCGGTCACGGCGGGCGAACTGCGCTATCTCACGTTGTCGTTCTGGGGTTTCGACGGCCGCGCGCACACCGGGGAAATGCTCGTGAACGCGTCGGTCGCGAACGCCGTCGTCACCGTGTTCGGGCGGTTGTTCGCCGCGAAGTTCCCGATCGAGGAAATGCGCGTGACCGCTCCCGCCGAACTCACCGCTCCCCCGACGGGTGACGGGAACAACACCAACGCCTTCGTCTGCCGTCCGGCCCGCGGCCTGACGAACTGGTCTGCGCACGCCTACGGGCTCGCGATCGACGTCGACCCGTTCTGCAACCCGTACACCAAGGGCGACCTGGTCCTGCCCGAACTCGCGTCGGCGTACCTCGACCGGGGAAACCGGCGGCCGGGGATGATCACCGCCGGCGATCCGACGGTGGCCGCCTTCGCCGCGATCGGCTGGACGTGGGGCGGCTCCTGGACGACGCCGACGGACCGGATGCACTTCAGCTCCACCGGCCGCTGA
- a CDS encoding mycothione reductase encodes MPHYDLVIVGTGSGNSILDPRFADWNTAIVEKGTFGGTCLNVGCIPTKMFVHAANVAATPATSSKFGVDEELTGVRWRDVRDRIFGRIDPIAAGGREYRVQHEDNKNVTVYEGEGRFTGHKELRVSYSDGRPAETITADKFVLAAGGRPVIPDIPGLAETGYHTSDTVMRLDELPSSIVILGGGYIAAEFAHVFASFGVDVTVVNRSGALLRSEDDDVSARFTELAAQRFDVRLDRKTVRARKTASGVALDLEGPEGAETVEADVLLVATGRTPNSDLLDVAATGVTTGERGHVVVDEYQQTVVDGIYALGDISSVFELKHVANHEQRVVQHNLLHPDERIEADHRFVPHAVFTSPQVASVGLTEREARERGVSYVTSHQDYAGIAYGWAMEDTTGFAKLLADPATGQLLGAHIIGPQASSVIQPLIQAMSFGLDAKSMARGQYWIHPAMPELVENALLNLPLD; translated from the coding sequence GTGCCCCACTACGACCTGGTGATCGTCGGTACCGGATCGGGCAACTCGATCCTCGACCCGCGTTTCGCGGACTGGAACACGGCGATCGTGGAGAAGGGCACGTTCGGCGGCACCTGCCTGAACGTGGGCTGCATCCCGACGAAGATGTTCGTGCACGCCGCCAACGTCGCGGCCACCCCCGCCACGTCGTCGAAGTTCGGCGTCGACGAGGAGCTGACCGGCGTCCGCTGGCGCGACGTGCGCGACCGGATCTTCGGCCGGATCGACCCGATCGCCGCCGGCGGCCGGGAGTACCGCGTCCAGCACGAGGACAACAAGAACGTCACCGTGTACGAGGGCGAAGGCCGCTTCACCGGGCACAAGGAACTTCGGGTGAGCTACTCCGACGGCCGCCCGGCCGAGACGATCACCGCCGACAAGTTCGTGCTCGCCGCCGGTGGGCGACCGGTGATCCCGGACATCCCCGGCCTCGCCGAGACCGGCTACCACACCTCCGACACGGTGATGCGGCTCGACGAGCTGCCGTCGAGCATCGTGATCCTCGGCGGCGGCTACATCGCGGCCGAGTTCGCGCACGTCTTCGCCTCGTTCGGAGTGGACGTGACCGTGGTCAACCGCTCCGGCGCGCTGCTGCGGTCCGAGGACGACGACGTCAGCGCCCGGTTCACCGAGCTGGCCGCGCAGCGGTTCGACGTCCGGCTCGACCGGAAGACCGTGCGAGCACGCAAGACCGCGTCGGGTGTCGCACTGGACCTCGAAGGCCCGGAGGGCGCCGAAACCGTCGAGGCCGACGTGCTGCTGGTCGCGACCGGACGCACGCCGAACTCCGACCTCCTGGACGTCGCCGCCACCGGCGTGACCACGGGCGAGCGCGGGCACGTCGTGGTCGACGAGTACCAGCAGACCGTGGTCGACGGGATCTACGCGCTCGGCGACATCTCGTCGGTCTTCGAGCTGAAGCACGTCGCGAACCACGAGCAGCGCGTGGTGCAGCACAACCTGTTGCACCCGGACGAGCGGATCGAAGCCGACCACCGGTTCGTCCCGCACGCGGTGTTCACCTCGCCGCAGGTCGCCTCCGTCGGGCTGACCGAACGCGAGGCGCGCGAGCGTGGCGTGTCGTACGTGACGTCGCATCAGGACTACGCCGGCATCGCCTACGGCTGGGCGATGGAGGACACCACCGGCTTCGCGAAGCTGCTCGCCGACCCGGCCACCGGGCAGCTGCTGGGCGCGCACATCATCGGCCCGCAGGCGTCTTCGGTGATCCAGCCGCTGATCCAGGCGATGAGCTTCGGGCTGGACGCGAAGAGCATGGCGCGTGGGCAGTACTGGATCCACCCGGCGATGCCGGAACTGGTCGAGAACGCACTGCTGAACCTGCCCCTGGACTGA
- a CDS encoding CynX/NimT family MFS transporter, with product MRVDSRESVAPFDESLELEGSIETEWRPGVITGGVLLGVAVILVALNLRPAITSIGPMLGEMRDDLGATATWAGVLTTLPGLCFAAAGLAAPLLARRFGIGAAIASALSVLAVGLVLRVIDGPYVVLGGTLVATAGIALANVLIPVVIRDSFPARVGMMTGVYTAALQGGGALGSALTPPLENAFGGWRQGLGAWSVLAVLALLVWILAARGAGRAPVAEAGKQGSGRSLLRSPLAWMVTLFFGTQAFLAYVVMGWLPEVMIDAGVSKGDSGLLLGLISLIAVPISLVVAPMAARHKSQSPWIVGLGVPGFVGMVGMMVAPAASPLLWCLLIGLGMSVFSLALTVIALRARTGEDTARLSGMAQGIGYLMAAVGPFLFGLLHDLTHGWTVPWIMMLVVFAAQMTFGAFAGRRRFV from the coding sequence GTGCGTGTCGACTCTCGAGAATCCGTGGCCCCGTTCGACGAAAGCCTTGAACTCGAAGGCTCGATCGAAACGGAGTGGCGGCCGGGAGTGATCACCGGCGGCGTTCTGCTCGGTGTCGCGGTGATCCTGGTGGCCCTCAATCTGCGGCCAGCGATCACCAGTATCGGCCCCATGCTCGGCGAAATGCGCGACGACCTCGGCGCCACGGCGACCTGGGCCGGCGTGCTCACCACGCTCCCCGGCCTCTGTTTCGCCGCCGCCGGACTCGCCGCGCCGCTGCTGGCCCGCCGGTTCGGCATCGGCGCGGCCATCGCGTCCGCGCTTTCGGTGCTGGCCGTCGGCCTGGTGCTGCGCGTGATCGACGGACCGTACGTCGTGCTTGGGGGAACCCTGGTCGCCACGGCGGGAATCGCCTTGGCGAACGTACTGATCCCGGTCGTCATCAGGGACTCCTTCCCGGCACGTGTCGGCATGATGACCGGCGTGTACACCGCCGCTCTGCAGGGCGGGGGCGCCCTGGGGTCCGCGCTCACCCCTCCCTTGGAGAACGCGTTCGGCGGCTGGCGCCAAGGTCTCGGCGCCTGGTCGGTCTTGGCGGTGCTCGCACTCCTCGTCTGGATTCTCGCAGCCCGCGGTGCGGGACGTGCGCCCGTTGCCGAGGCAGGCAAGCAGGGTAGCGGGCGATCGCTCCTGCGTAGCCCCCTTGCGTGGATGGTCACGCTTTTCTTCGGCACTCAGGCCTTTTTGGCCTACGTCGTGATGGGCTGGCTGCCGGAGGTGATGATCGACGCGGGGGTGAGCAAGGGTGATTCCGGGCTGCTGCTCGGGTTGATCTCGCTCATCGCCGTCCCGATCAGTCTCGTGGTGGCGCCGATGGCGGCCCGGCACAAGAGCCAGAGCCCGTGGATCGTCGGGCTGGGCGTTCCCGGCTTCGTCGGCATGGTCGGCATGATGGTCGCGCCCGCCGCTTCGCCGCTGCTCTGGTGCCTCCTCATCGGGCTCGGGATGAGCGTCTTCTCGCTCGCGCTGACGGTGATCGCGCTGCGGGCTCGCACCGGCGAGGACACCGCGCGGCTGTCGGGGATGGCGCAGGGCATCGGCTACCTGATGGCGGCCGTCGGGCCGTTCCTCTTCGGGCTGCTTCACGACCTCACCCACGGCTGGACCGTCCCCTGGATCATGATGCTCGTGGTCTTCGCCGCTCAGATGACCTTCGGTGCCTTCGCCGGTCGTCGCCGCTTCGTCTGA